Below is a window of Polyangiaceae bacterium DNA.
GGCCAGTTGGGGCATGGGTGCTTGTCCTCGAAGTTTTTGGGAGCCGCCGGCGAGCATTCGCTCCATCTGCACCGAGAGCGCGAGTGGCGAGCAGCTACTTCGCGTCTGTCGTGCAGTGCTTGGCCGGGTCGTACTCCTCCTTTTTCTTCCAGATCGCCAGGGTGGCCGAAGCGATGCGACGTGCAATCGTCAGGCGGGCGAGCGGTGGCTTGGAGTTCTGCAGCAGCCGGTCGTAGTCGCGGCGCAGCGGGTGATCGGTCTGGGCGATGACGCTGAGCGCCGCGCCTTTGAATATGGCCTTCAGCAGGGGATTGCGGTTGCGGTTGAGGCCGCGGGTGTGGGCGACCTGACGGCGCACCCAGCGCTGGCTCCGCTCGTCGCGCTCGTAGTCCGACGAGCTGCGCGTGACGATGCCGAGGCCGCAGTACCCGAAGAAGTCGCGCTTCGTGGAAAAGCGGAACGGCGTGACGACGATCGCGACGATGTACGCTGCGCGCACCGGGCCGATACCTGGCAGCGTCGTCAGCCGGCGCACCTCCGCATGCTCCCGTGCTTGCTCGAGCAGCCATATCTCCGCCTGTTCGCGGACTTCGCACAGACCGTCGAGCTCGGTCGACAGCAGCTGAGCCATGCGCGCTCGGGCCGGCGGCAGCTTCGGCAGCCACTGATCTCGGGTATCCGGGTCGTAGATCTCGTTGCCCATGCCGTGGATGCCCCGAGAGCGATACAGCGCATTGAGCCTGAGCTTCGTGCGGACCACGTCGGCAGTAGTGACCCGATGAGCTCGCACCGCCTCGCGCAGCTGCGTGAAGCGGCCGCGCGCCTTGAAAACGACGTTCTCGAGGTCGCCCTTGCGGAGCTTCGAGGCGAGATTCCAGGCATCGATGGAGTCGTTCTTCGCTCCGGCATGCTTGTCGGGCTGGACCACCACGAGCTCCGCCACGTGCGGCTCCAGGACCTCGCAGAGCCATTCGCTGAGGGTGCCCTCCTCCATGCACAGGCGACGCTGTCCGGGAATGGTGCGAACGAAGTCGATCAGCACTTTCGCGTTCGTCTCGAGCGTTTGCTCGCGTAGCTGACGGCCTGCCGAGCCCATCACCGCGAACGTGCAGGTTTGCGAATGCGCGTCGAGTCCTATATAGCGATCCATCGGTGTCCTCCTTGGTGGCTGTTTCGGTTTGCACTTGAGGCAGTACCACCACCGGAGGACGCCGGTCGCAGAGCACGCGTTCCAGGCGATGGGCGCTCAGCCACACAGTCAGCGCGAGCACTCTGAGAACAGCTGAACCGAGCGTTCCAACCGCCACCCCCGTCTTATGCCTCGCCGCCGCTTCGCGGCGTCGGTCTTCCCCAAATTCGGGCTTACGCCCGAATGGGGAAGACGGGTCGTCCCGCGCCCGTCGCTGCGCGCGGTGTTTCGTAGCTGGCACGTCGTCGCTCGCTGCTGCGAGCGGCCCGGTGTCCTCGGCCCGGCGCGGCGGTCGGGCTCCGCTCGTCGGCCCACGCTCTGCGCCACGCCGCGCGGTGGACTGTCGCGCCACGCCGCTCTCGCATGCGCGTGCGCGACCGAGAGCGCCTGGGGCGGCGTGTCACAGATCGTGCGCCCTGGGTCGCGAAGCCTGCCCACCACGCCGGGCCTCGGAGGAACCATGTCCGCTCACCCCATCGCTCAGCTTCGTCGCCAGCAAGTCCTCGCGGACCGCGCCGCCGCCATGCGGGCGCAGCCCACTCGCTCGGAAGCCGCCCTGTGGCAGCACCTTCGCGCGTCGCGGCTGGGCGTTTCGGTGCGCCGTCAGGTGGTCATCGATCGGTACGTGGTCGAGTTCCTGCTGCCTGCGTGCAGGCTCGTCATCGAGGTCGACGGTGGCTGGCATCGTGAGCGCCGCGGCGCCGACGCGCGGCGAGACCGCCGGCTTAGCAGGCTCGGCTATCGGGTGCTGCGGCTCGAAGACGAGCTCGTGCTCGGCGATCTCGCCGAGGCCTTGCGCCGGATCCGAGCGGCGCTCGACGAGCCCGGCTGACTACCCGCGCACCAGCGCCGACCCCGCGAGCTCCCCCGCGAGCGCCACCAAGATCTCGCGTGGGTCGCTGGTCTTCAGCGCTGGCAACAGAGCGAGAAATCCATGTACGCTCGGCGGTCGAGGCGGAACCCATGGGAGGCGAGGCACCGAGCGAGCTCGAGTCAGAGATCCGCCGTCGTTTCGACCTCGGAGATCTGGCGGGTGCGGCAACGGCGGGGTTGCGCGGATACGGGCCCGAGCTGTTCGGGTTCTTGATGGCGTTCCATCGCGACGAGACCATGGCATCGGAGGTCTTCTCGGAGGCCAGCGAGCGCCTCTGGCGGGGGCTGCCGGGCTTCGCGTGGCAGTCGTCCTTCAGAACCTGGGCCTACGCCGTGGTGCGGCGGGCCGCGATGGCATACCAGCGCGATACCAGGCGGCGCGCGCGGAGACAGGAGGCGCTCCCCGAGGGGTCGGCGCTCACCGCGGTCGCGGAGCAAGTGCGCAGCGCGACGCTCGAGCACCTGAAGACCGAGACGAAGACGCGGGCGGCGGCCCTGCGCGAGTCGCTGCCGCGTGAGGACCAGGAGCTGCTCATTCTGCGCCTCGACAAGGGCCTTTCGTGGAACGAGCTCGCACAGGTGCTGAACGAGGGCGAGAGCGAGCTCGGGGCCGACGCTCTGAAGCGCGAAGCAGCGCGGCTGCGCAAGCGTTTCCAGCTCGCGAAAGAGAAGCTGCTCGCGCTGGCGCGCCGAGAAGGTCTGGTGCGGGAGAAGGAGCCAGAGTCGTGACGAAGAGCTCGGTTGGGGCGCAGGCCACCGCCGACTCCGGGCTCGGATCTGACGAGCCGGACTCGGACAGCGACGACGCCTTCCTGCGCGCGGCCGTGCGGGTCGAAGAGGTCGCTCCGCCGACGGAAGAGCCGGATCGCGTAGGCACGGAGCTCGGTCGCTTCCAAATCGACGCCGAGCTCGGTCGCGGGGGAATGGGCATCGTGTACGCCGCGACGGACAGCCGCCTCGGCCGGCGCGTGGCGCTCAAGGTCCTGCCGCTGCGGGTCGCAGAGGACTCGGAAAGGAGGAGTCGTCTGCTGCGCGAGGCGCGTGCGGCGTCCGCCGTCAGCCACCCGAACATCGCCGCCGTGTACGAAGCGGGTGAGGCAGGGGGCAGTGTCTTCATCGCCATGGAATACGTGGACGGGCAGACCGTCAGGCACGTGCTGGAAGGCGGTCCGCTGCGAAGTGGGGAGGCCGTGCGCATCGCTCGCGAGATCGCGCGGGCGCTCGTCAAGGCCCACGCAGCCGGCATCGTCCACCGCGATCTGAAGCCCGACAACGTGATGGTGGGCGCGGATGGCGCCGTGAAGATCCTCGACTTCGGTCTGGCCAAACCCATCGGTTCGCGCGGCCCGGCCATCGAGTCTGCGACGGTCCTCTCCACCGTGGAAGGCCGGATCCTCGGCACGCCCAGCTACATGTCGCCGGAGCAGGCGAAGGGCGGGCAAGTCGACGCGCGGAGCGACCTGTTCTCGCTCGGGGTGTTGCTCTACGAGATGCTGACCGGACGGCGTCCCTTCAACGGCGAGGGCGCGATGGAAATCCTGATCGCGGTGGATCGCGACGAGCCCGCCAGATTGGACGGCGTCGCGCGACCGCTCGAACAAGTCGTGCTCCGATGCTTGGCCAAAGATCCCGCCTCCCGATTCCCGAGCGCGGAGGAGGTCATCGCCGCGCTGGACGCGGCAGGCCAGCCGGAGCGCCGTCGCTGGCCGCTCGTGGCCATTGCTGCCGGTGGCGCGGCGGCGTTTGGGTTCGTCCTCTGGCGTTCGAGCGGCTCGACGCCTGCGGCAGCGCCGAGCGCGCAGGTCGCGCCGGAACCGCCTCGTTCCGGGCCGACGGCGGTCCCTACGCTTCCGCCGAGCACGCCAGAAACGGTGCTGCCGCCCGCTTCGGCCGCTGCCACGGCGCCGAAAGCCGTTCGCAGGCAGATGCCGGCTCCAGTCAAGAGCGCAAGCCCGGCGAGCAAGCGGGATCCGTGGAGCGAGCAGAAGTAGTCAGTGCTCCGCGCGTTCGACGCACACGGGCGTTCCGTGCGGCCCGAATTCGCACTCGCCCACACAGTAGGTGTCACCGCACGGGGTGAGTGAAGGCGCCGTGCACTGCGAAGCTCTCGACGGCGGGACGAGTAGGTAGCTGCCAGCGAAGACCGCGCACGCTTCAGCGTCCTCTTGCGCCGCCAGCAGCCAGTGTCCGTCGCGGGCCGGCCTGAGTCCCATGGTGCAGCCCCCGCAGCGCGCACGCTCGCCGCCCTGCTCGTCATCCGGAAGTGCCTCGCAGAAGAACTCATCCATCGCGGCGATCCGGCCGTCGGCTTCGGTCGTGACGCACACGGTTTCGCGCGCAGACTGTGAGAAAGAGGTTCGCAGCACTCCGGTGTTCACGCCTGCCGATCCGGTCCGGTCCCGAGCGGCTGGGGTAGCGGCGTCGGCGTTCGAGTCTTCGCCGTCGACGGTCCAGGGCTGCCGCTCCTCGCGCTCGGCGACGCCTCCGCAAGCGGCGCAGGCAAGGACGGAGATCGCGATGAACAGATGGGTACTGGCCATTTTCTGTACTCCTCGAGGAGACAGAAGCCGACGCGACGGAGTGTGAAAGCCGACCTCCCGCGCAGCCCTCCTCAGTGTGCGGCGCAGGTCCCTGCCGACGGCGCCGTTTCTGGAGAGGTGCAAGTCGCCACGCACAGTCCCACCTCAGGCGCCCACGGAAAGCCGCCCAGCATGCACTTGCCGCTGCAGTCGGTGTCCGAGCAGCAGTAGCGGCGGCAGGTCCCCGTCGACTTCGTCGGCTGGCCGCTCGCATCCACACAGGTGAGTCCTGGTGCGCAGAATTTCGGATAGTCACCTTTGTAGCCGCTGCCGTAGTACTTGCACGGTTCACACTCGCCTTGGGGATTCGGACCGCCCCAACAGACGAAGGCCTGGTCGGGCCACGCCACGTCACAGGCGGCGCCGGCCCAGGTGGCACAAGGTTTTCCAGTCACCGGATTGCACGCCACGCGCTGGTCCGCGGTGCAGTTCGCCACCTCTTGCGTGCAGCTCAACTCGAGGCACTTCGCACACTCGGACGATGCCTGGAGCCCTTGGAACGGACAACCCAAGCACGGGCTTGCGCACTTGCTCGAGCAGCAGGTTTGAAGCTCCTGCGCTACGTCGGCGGTCGCCGCCGAAATGTCCAAGCAGGGTGGGACAGTGCACGTTCCCGAGTGCACGGATTGGAGCAAGCTACCGCAGTTCACGAAGCAGACGCCGGGCGGCGGCGTGCAGGCGACACTCGACAGAGTCCCGTCCGGTCCGCCGTCGTCCCCACCCTCGGACGTAGCGTCTTGGCCTTCGCCGCCGCTGTCGGAGACGCCGGCCTCGGCATCGGTTCCGCCAGCGTCCGCGTCGGCGCCGTCGGCACCCCCGTCGGGCTTCGCTCCGGCCTCGCCGGACTCTCCGTTCCCGCACGCCACGAGACACGACGCCAAGGCGATCCAACTGATTCGCGTGAAAACGATCATCCTGAGGGCTCCTTTTGCGGAGAGAAGCCGCAGCGCCAGGTTGTGAAGGCCGCCAGGTGCCTTTCACAAGCGTCCGTCACGGATTCCACCCAACAGGAGCACCGCGAGCACCGCTCATGTCCGAAACAGGAGGGACTGGCTCAACGCACGCCACGCAGTCTATCGTTCGCGGGAGGATGGCTCGCGCGGGGGTGGTCTGCACGTTCGCGTTCGCGCTTGCGGTGCACGCGAATGCGGCTCCGACCCCCGAGGACAGCGCGCTCGCGACCGAGCTCTTCAAGCAAGGACGCGAGCTGATGGCCGCCGGCAAACCGCAGGAGGCGTGCCCGAAGCTCGCGGAGAGCCACCGCCTCGACCCCGGCGGCGGAACGGTCATGAACTTGGGCCTCTGTTACGAGGCGATCGGCAAGCTTGCCAGCGCGTACAGCGCTTTCAACGACGCGCTGGCGATGGGCCGGCGTGACGATCGGGAAGACCGTGTGACGATCGCCACCGAGCACATCGCTCACATCGAGCCGCGGCTCTCGCGCGTGGTGATCCTGGTTCCGCCGGCCGCGGACATCCCGGGCCTGGCGATCACTCGCGAGGGCTCCGAGGTGGCACGCGCGGCGTGGGGCTCGGCCATGCCCGTCGACGGAGGCTCGCACGAAGTGGTCGTGATGGCCGCCGGACACCAAACCTGGCGCAGGACGATCACGGTGCAGAACGAGGGCGACAAGCAGACGGTCGTCGTCCCTCGGCTCGAGCGCCTGCCGGAGCCAGACCCGGTTGCACCACCGCCAAAGCCGACTCCCGTAGTGCGTGCGGTGCACCGTCGCCCTCCTGTGGAGGACGGCAACGGTCGGGTTCAACGCACCTGGGGCTTCATCGTCGGCGGCGCAGGAGTGCTGGGCGTCGGCGCCGGCAGTTACTTCGGTCTTCGCGCACTGTCGAAGCGTGATGACAGCGAAGCGTCGTGCCGGAACGGCTGCACGGTGCGGGGCTCGGAGCTGTCCAACGAGGCGACGACCAACGCCGATGTTTCCACGGCGAGCTTCGTCATCGGAGCTGCCGCGCTCGGGCTTGGGGCCTACCTGGTGCTCAGCGCCGAGACCGACGGGGCGAGCGTAGGGCTCGTGGTCGCGCCGAGCAGCGCCGCGGTTCGAGGGAGGTTCTGACGTGGTGCGCTGGGCCATGCTCGCCGCTCTGGCGGTGTCGGCGTGTGCGGACGGCGGTTCGCCTGCGAGCGCTGCTTGTCCCGGGATCACCGCGCGCTGCGGCGGAATCTGCGTCGATCTCTCCACGGATCGCGATCACTGTGGCGAATGCGGCCACGCCTGCACCGAGCTCGGCAAGGGGTGCTTCGCTGGGCAGTGCACGAGCCCGGCGCCGATGGGTCGTCCCCGTGCGCTGCACGCCGTGGCAGTCGCCTCCGACGGGAGGATGTACGCCATCGGCGGGCACGACGACACGTTCGCGCCCACGACCAGGGTGGAGGCCTACGATCCGGCAACCAACCGTTGGAGCGAGGTCAAACCGATGACCGTCCCGCGCACGGTGCTGTCGGCGGTGGCGCAGGGTGACCGCGTGCTGGCCATCGGAGGGACCCAGTTCGGCGATCTGGCCGTCGATCGCGTCGACGCATACGACCCGAACGACAACGGATGGTCCTCCCCGCCGAAGCTCCAGGTGGCCCGAGCCGACGCGGCGGCGGTGACGGATCTGGCAGGCGTCACGCATGTGCTCTGGGGCTGGAACGTATGGGTCGCCAAGAACTCGGACGAGGACGACGGCGGGCCGGCGTGGTCGCTCGCGAGCATGGAATCGCTCGAGCAAGGTGGCGACTGGATGCTGGAGGGGACCGTCGACGGTCCACCCCCGCGCTGGGGGGCTCGGCCCGTGCTCGGGCCGAACGGTAAGATCCATCTGCTCGGCGGCTACCGCAGCCATTGGGTCCCGCTGGGATCGACCACGGACGACGTGAGCATCTACGACGGCGCCACGTGGACTCACGGAGCTTCGATGCCGTTGCGTCGGGCGCTCGGCGCGGCGGTGGCTGGACCAGACGGCCTCATCTACTACTTCGGAGGCATCGGCGATCGCGGCGGAATACCCCCTTCCAGCGATGTGCAGGTGTACGACCCGGTTGGGGACCGCTGGGCGCTCGCGCCAGCGCCGCTGCCACTCCCGCAGCGGGACATGGCCGCCGCGACCCTCTCCGACGGCCGCATCTACGTCGTCGGCGGCCTGGTCTACCTCCCGGACGGCATCACCAGCGGCGTCGTGGTCTACGACCCCAAGCGAGGCGAATGGTACTGGTGAGGTCGCTTTTCGCTGCGCTCCTGCTCGCGCTGGCGTGCGAAAACACGCAGCAGGAGCGATCGGCACCGAACCGCCTCGCGGAGATCCGCACCGCATGCACCGAGCTCGCGGCCGCTTGGTGCGAGGCCGGTGGGCGCTGCCTCTCAGAGACATTCCGAGCGTCCTACGGCGACGTGGCGACTTGCGTCGCGCGCCGAGCCGAGCTCTGCGAGCGCACGCGTTTCGGCGCGGGCTCGTCGGACTCGCCAAGAGGTGTCCGCGAATGCGCCCAGGCTTGGGGTGACTCGAGCAAGGACTGCAGCGGTTGGCTCAGAGCTGAGGTCGGTCGCAATCCGCCGAAAGCGTGCACCACGAAAGGGAAGCTACTTGCCGATGAGCCGTGCCTCGAAGACAGCCAATGCCAGAGCGGCTCATGTGCGCGCGCGCGCGGCGCTTGTGGCACTTGCTCCACGCCAAGGGAGTTTGGCGCGAGCTGCTTCGACGACGAGGACTGCGCGGCGACGCTGGTGTGCCGCCAGGGAATGTGCACCACGTTCAGCGAGCTGAACCAGGAGTGCGGGCCGGGCGTCGCCTGCTCGCCCGAGCTCGCCTGCGTGGGCGGCAAGTGCTCGAAGCGGCTGGGCGAGAGTGCGCCGTGCACCAGCGGAGAGGAGGACCCCTGCGAGCTGTGGCCCAGGCAGCTGGTGTGTCGTGAAGGCACGCAGAAGGGGGTAGGCGTTTGTGTTCCGTACGAGTGGCGCTCGCTGCACGACGCCTGCGGTCCTTCGCCGATTGGCGCGCAGTGCCTCCCCGGCCTCGTCTGTCAGACGCGCTCGGACGGTCTCCCCGACTCGCCGGTTACGCAAACCTGCGTGCCAGTCGTCGAGGATCGCCTCGCCTGCGGCGTGAGAGAGGTGCGCCACCCGAGCGGGGGACCGTGCCGTGCGCCAGCCGTGTGCTTCCAGAATCGATGTCAGATCCCGGACACGGCCGCGTGCTCGGAGGCAGTGCCATGAATGTCAGGCTGGTCCTCGGGCTCTTCGCCGCCGGGTTTCTCGGGGCGAGCTGCCGCCAGCTCGCGGACATCGAGGAGCGTGCGCCGTGCGAGGGCGGGGCGACCAGCGCCTGTGCCGCCTGCCAGCGGGCCCATTGCTGCGATGCTCTCGCCGCGTGTCGCGGCGATGCCGGCTGCGCGAGCGCAGCGGCGTGCCTGGCCGCGGCCGACAGCGATGAAGATCGTTCGGACTGCAGACAGAGCTACTTGACCGGGTTCCGTGACTCCCTCGCGGACCTGGCTGCGTGCAGCGCCAGCGCCTGCGCGGAGGCGTGTACCCCCGAGTGGGGGCTCCCAATGCCGAGCGCAGGCTGCGGGGGGTGCGCGGAGAAGTGTGCCGACGCGCAAGTGGCCTGCGCCCGCAGCTCGGAGTGTATCGCGCTCGCGTACTGCTCTTGGCCCTGTGGCGATGCCCACTGCCGGGGGGATTGCGAGCGGCTGCATCCGGAAGGCATCGACGCGGCGAGAGCGTTGGGCGGCTGCCTCGCGGACGAGTGCAAGCAAGAGTGCGCCTACCCGGAGCGTCCGGACTGGTCGTGTCTCGACGAGCCCCCGCAGGAGGTCGGGGAAGGACCACCTGTCGTGGTCACTCTCGAGCTCAAGCTCTTCGGAATGAGCGCGAAGCCGGCCGGCAAGAAAATTCGCGCTTGCGAGCCCAACATGGGGATCGACGAGTGCAAGGCGAGCGTCCCGGACCCGGGCGCCAGCAGCGGTGGGAAGCTCGACCTCCAAGTCCCGTACGGGTTCGAGGGCTATTTCTTCACCGAGGACTCCCCCGACGCTTACGGCAGCATCCGTTACGTCGAGCGGCCCATCACCAAGACCGGCATGTACCCGGTGACGTTGATCCCGAAGAATACGACGAAGGAGCTCCCGCTCGTGGGAACCATAGACTTGGACTTCGGCATGATGTGGTTCATGGCATACGACTGCTCACGCGCCCAACCCGCCGGGGTGTCACTAGCGTTGAAGCCGTGGGGCCCGGAAACCAAAGCCTTCTACGGCAACGTGGGTCAAGTCGACGGTACCACGACCACAGCAGCGACGTCCGTGGACGAAACGGGTGGAGGCTTCATGAACGTCCCAGCGGGCTTCGTCGAGGTCGAGGCGGTCCGCCGCGATACGATGGGTTGCATCGCGAGGAAGAAGGTTCTCTCGCACCCTGGTGTGCTCACCGGCGTTCAGCTGCGAGCTGCAGGCAAGTGCCCGTAGCTCACTCGCAACGCCCGAGGTTGCCGAGCTGGGGATCGAACGCATGGCACTCACCGGCGGTGCAGTCCGCGTTCGAGCAACACAGCTTCTTGCAGGTCCCGGTGAGCTCGTCCCCGGCTTCCGTGGCTTGGCAGTGCAGGCCCTTTCCGCACCGCGCTTCCGTGTACCCTTGAACGGGGTTACAGGAGTCGCCCTCCGCCAGCGCGTGCAAACCCCCCATGCAGAGCAGGCCCCCGGGATGCAGCTTGCACTTCTCTTCGGGCGCGCATCCCTCGTTGGTCACCGGATTGCAGAGCGCAAGGACCCACGGGCTGGTCACGCATCCGGCTGGCAGCAGCACCCTGGAAGCGCAGAAGGTCTCGAAGTCCTCGCAGCAGTCGCGGCGATGCTCGCACTGCCCGTCGCACCAGCAGCCGCCCTTCGCCTGACCCAGGCACGCACCGGCACAGCTCCCGGTCAGCGCCGGCTTCGTCGCCGTCCCTCCGCTGCCGAATAGACTCGCGTCACTCCCGGCTACGCCACCGCTGTTCACTGGGCGCGAGCGGAGCTCGCCTTCGCAGCCCCCGAGCATCAGCGAGGCCAGGGCGATCACCGACCAATTGTCCTCGCGGCGCAAGATTCGCGTCCCCAGCATCGGCACCCTATCACGGGTGCCGCAGGATCTTGTGAAGAGAAGCCGCGGTCCCGCGATGTGAAGCCAGCAACCCGCAATGAAACAGCGCGGGCAAGGTCACGCCGGCGATCGACTTCGCCTCCGATGAACCCGCTGGCGCTGCCCTCGGCACGTACGTCTTCTGCTACGCACGCCGCGAAACGTCGAGTGCGTGGACGAGACCGTCGTGCGCAACGAGGCCCACTCGATCACTGCGGCAAGGCGGGGCGGGAAGCGCGTCGAAGTGGAAACGATCCTGGATTTGCGCCGCGTTCTGATCACAGTCGCAGGACCGATAACTCCACGGAACTAGCCGCGTTCCGTCGAGCCTCGTCGCGTCCGAGAGGCCGCGCTTTCGCGCGATCGTCTCCACTCGAAGCTGCCCGGCTGCCTACCCGCGCACGAGCGCCGACCCCCCGAGCTCACCCGCCAGCGCGATCAGGATCTCGCGCGGGTCGCTGGTCTCGAGGGTGGGCAGCGCGGCGAGCGGGGTCTTGGCCGGCAGCACGCCGCGGAGCGCGGCGACGGCGGCGCGGGTCTGGGCCTCGCGGGCCGCGTATTCGTCGCGGTAGGCCGTGATCGCCTCGCCGAGCTCGGGCACGTCGCGGCCTTCGAGCGCGCCGACCCACGCCGGCGCGGCGCCGACGGCGCGGTTCAGGAGCACCGCGGAGGCCGAGAGCGAGCGCTCGCGGAGCTCGCCCACCAGGTACTCGGCGTCGTCCAGGGAGCTGCCGCTCGGGCCGGTCACGATCACGTAGCGCGTGCTGGGCAGGGCGATGCGCCGTTCGACGTTCTTCACCAGGTGGAGCCACTTCTCGCGGACGGGGAGGAACTCGGCGAAGAGCGCGGCGATGTCGCGGACGGCGACGACGCCGACCAGGTTCGAGACCAGGTGGCCGACGCGCTTCTTGCCCCAGGCGAGCAGGCCGCGATCGTCGGGGCGCTCGTCCAGGGTCGAGCCGGCGAGCCTGGCCAGGCCCACCATCCACTCGAGCGTCTTGGCCTCCAGCATGCGGCCGAGGCGCCCGGGGTAGTCCAGGAACTCGAGGGCGTGGCGCGAGGGGGCGGTGTCCAGCACGACCTCGTCGTAGCGGCCGGACTCGAGCTCGTGCAGGGTTGCCTCCCCTCGCGTCGCTTCGCTCCGCGGTCCCCTCCTTAGCCGGTGAGCGCGAGCGGCAGCGTCTCACCAAGACCCTTGGCGTCGTGCCGATGCTCGCGCTCACGCGGCTGGAGGGGACGCGTCGTTTCGAGTCTGCGCTGCCTCGACCGTTTGGTGGCAGGTTGTGCCGACAGGAGGCATACTGCGGGCATGCCGATGGAGATTGTACCGGGCATCACGGCTGAGTCGACGGTCATGTTCGGCAAGCCCGTGATTGCCGGCACGCGCATTCCCGCGGCGGTGATTCTCGCCCAGCTCGGTGCGGGTGTGTCCGAGAGCGAGATCGTTCTCGAGTACGACCTGACGCCGGATCAGATCAGAGCTGCAGTCCGAT
It encodes the following:
- a CDS encoding transposase produces the protein MMGSAGRQLREQTLETNAKVLIDFVRTIPGQRRLCMEEGTLSEWLCEVLEPHVAELVVVQPDKHAGAKNDSIDAWNLASKLRKGDLENVVFKARGRFTQLREAVRAHRVTTADVVRTKLRLNALYRSRGIHGMGNEIYDPDTRDQWLPKLPPARARMAQLLSTELDGLCEVREQAEIWLLEQAREHAEVRRLTTLPGIGPVRAAYIVAIVVTPFRFSTKRDFFGYCGLGIVTRSSSDYERDERSQRWVRRQVAHTRGLNRNRNPLLKAIFKGAALSVIAQTDHPLRRDYDRLLQNSKPPLARLTIARRIASATLAIWKKKEEYDPAKHCTTDAK
- a CDS encoding DUF559 domain-containing protein, which codes for MRAQPTRSEAALWQHLRASRLGVSVRRQVVIDRYVVEFLLPACRLVIEVDGGWHRERRGADARRDRRLSRLGYRVLRLEDELVLGDLAEALRRIRAALDEPG
- a CDS encoding sigma-70 family RNA polymerase sigma factor, with the protein product MGGEAPSELESEIRRRFDLGDLAGAATAGLRGYGPELFGFLMAFHRDETMASEVFSEASERLWRGLPGFAWQSSFRTWAYAVVRRAAMAYQRDTRRRARRQEALPEGSALTAVAEQVRSATLEHLKTETKTRAAALRESLPREDQELLILRLDKGLSWNELAQVLNEGESELGADALKREAARLRKRFQLAKEKLLALARREGLVREKEPES
- a CDS encoding serine/threonine protein kinase yields the protein MTKSSVGAQATADSGLGSDEPDSDSDDAFLRAAVRVEEVAPPTEEPDRVGTELGRFQIDAELGRGGMGIVYAATDSRLGRRVALKVLPLRVAEDSERRSRLLREARAASAVSHPNIAAVYEAGEAGGSVFIAMEYVDGQTVRHVLEGGPLRSGEAVRIAREIARALVKAHAAGIVHRDLKPDNVMVGADGAVKILDFGLAKPIGSRGPAIESATVLSTVEGRILGTPSYMSPEQAKGGQVDARSDLFSLGVLLYEMLTGRRPFNGEGAMEILIAVDRDEPARLDGVARPLEQVVLRCLAKDPASRFPSAEEVIAALDAAGQPERRRWPLVAIAAGGAAAFGFVLWRSSGSTPAAAPSAQVAPEPPRSGPTAVPTLPPSTPETVLPPASAAATAPKAVRRQMPAPVKSASPASKRDPWSEQK
- a CDS encoding tetratricopeptide repeat protein — its product is MARAGVVCTFAFALAVHANAAPTPEDSALATELFKQGRELMAAGKPQEACPKLAESHRLDPGGGTVMNLGLCYEAIGKLASAYSAFNDALAMGRRDDREDRVTIATEHIAHIEPRLSRVVILVPPAADIPGLAITREGSEVARAAWGSAMPVDGGSHEVVVMAAGHQTWRRTITVQNEGDKQTVVVPRLERLPEPDPVAPPPKPTPVVRAVHRRPPVEDGNGRVQRTWGFIVGGAGVLGVGAGSYFGLRALSKRDDSEASCRNGCTVRGSELSNEATTNADVSTASFVIGAAALGLGAYLVLSAETDGASVGLVVAPSSAAVRGRF
- a CDS encoding DUF433 domain-containing protein; the protein is MPMEIVPGITAESTVMFGKPVIAGTRIPAAVILAQLGAGVSESEIVLEYDLTPDQIRAAVRYGAWLAEQDEARAVG